A stretch of Candidatus Hydrogenedentota bacterium DNA encodes these proteins:
- a CDS encoding DUF1460 domain-containing protein, whose product MRSGLVSAIAVTMLMAVSLQAGGESPGRAGLIAELDPAGVDAYLRNLQAREPDFGKRIIAIARDSLGTPYANGPLGEGPGAPFDADPLMDLARVDCVTFIEQSIALAASHSRQEAHDRLQKIRYKDGIVAFEHRNHFMEADWVVNNRFCRDVSQKLKTATVDATRIIGRKKFFELSKAPDLASKTPNQTLTLTYVPAAEARKAAKRLPSPAIILCIGKQDWLFVLHCGLFIREADGRPMLYQASSTEGKVVASDFVDFFANSGRYLGFTAYAIGKPS is encoded by the coding sequence ATGCGAAGCGGGCTTGTTTCGGCGATCGCGGTCACGATGCTTATGGCCGTTTCCCTTCAGGCCGGCGGCGAATCGCCGGGGCGCGCCGGTCTCATCGCGGAATTGGACCCGGCCGGCGTGGATGCCTACCTTCGCAATCTTCAGGCCCGCGAGCCGGATTTCGGCAAACGGATTATCGCGATTGCGCGAGACAGTCTCGGCACGCCTTACGCCAACGGCCCCTTGGGCGAGGGGCCGGGCGCTCCGTTCGACGCGGACCCGTTGATGGATCTTGCGCGGGTGGATTGCGTGACGTTTATCGAGCAAAGCATCGCGCTCGCGGCGTCGCATTCCCGGCAGGAAGCCCACGATCGCCTGCAGAAGATCCGTTACAAGGACGGAATCGTCGCGTTCGAGCATCGCAATCATTTCATGGAGGCCGACTGGGTTGTGAACAATCGGTTCTGCCGCGATGTTTCCCAAAAACTCAAAACCGCCACGGTGGACGCGACACGCATCATCGGACGCAAGAAATTCTTCGAATTGTCGAAGGCCCCGGATCTCGCCTCCAAAACGCCCAATCAAACGCTGACGCTGACGTATGTGCCGGCGGCGGAAGCCCGCAAGGCGGCCAAACGCCTGCCCAGCCCCGCGATCATTCTGTGCATCGGCAAGCAGGACTGGCTGTTTGTCCTGCATTGCGGGCTGTTCATCCGGGAAGCGGACGGGCGCCCCATGCTTTACCAGGCCAGTTCCACGGAGGGAAAGGTTGTGGCCTCCGACTTTGTGGACTTTTTCGCGAACAGCGGCCGTTATCTCGGGTTTACCGCATACGCCATCGGTAAACCGTCGTAA
- a CDS encoding prepilin-type N-terminal cleavage/methylation domain-containing protein, with product MNRKGFTLIELLVVIAIIGILAAILLPALARARESARRSSCQNNLKQMGIIFKMYAGENRNLFPRVHSDQSWGQNTNAPYAGNCEGGVDNPVVAPDSRALYPEYLTDPNVLLCPSDPETAKANILGIVQEIPGHDCPYKGQISDPSVSYFYTGFVLDKVEDTSPTLDATGVAPGVTGPVPSQIGYVFLWMRYDSALNPNGALGDFDASNDWKLDQDITGTTSVAYLLISAGSQPTGEPFCNGDGTTIYRLREGIERFLITDINNPAASAWAQSTLPIMWDIVCQVVGGSGMQFNHIPGGANTLYMDGHVEFNRYPGNFPASKHFANFASFF from the coding sequence ATGAACAGAAAAGGTTTTACACTGATTGAACTGTTGGTTGTGATAGCAATCATCGGCATTTTGGCGGCTATCCTGCTTCCGGCGCTGGCGCGTGCCCGGGAATCGGCCCGGCGCTCCAGTTGCCAGAACAATCTGAAACAGATGGGCATCATCTTCAAGATGTACGCGGGGGAAAACCGCAATTTGTTCCCGCGCGTCCATTCCGATCAAAGCTGGGGCCAGAACACGAATGCGCCGTACGCGGGCAATTGTGAGGGGGGGGTAGATAATCCTGTCGTCGCGCCGGATTCGCGTGCGCTGTATCCCGAATATCTGACGGATCCGAATGTGCTGCTTTGTCCATCCGATCCCGAAACGGCCAAGGCCAACATTCTGGGCATCGTTCAGGAAATTCCGGGCCATGATTGTCCCTATAAAGGCCAGATTTCGGATCCCAGCGTCAGTTACTTCTATACGGGATTTGTTCTGGACAAGGTGGAAGACACATCGCCGACGCTGGATGCGACGGGCGTGGCGCCGGGCGTTACCGGTCCCGTTCCTTCGCAGATCGGCTATGTTTTCCTGTGGATGCGTTACGATTCGGCGCTGAACCCCAACGGCGCCCTGGGCGATTTCGACGCATCCAACGACTGGAAACTCGACCAGGATATCACGGGCACGACTTCCGTGGCGTATCTGCTCATCAGCGCGGGTTCGCAGCCGACAGGTGAACCGTTCTGCAACGGCGACGGAACCACCATCTACCGTTTGCGGGAGGGCATCGAACGTTTTCTGATCACCGACATCAACAATCCGGCGGCCTCCGCATGGGCGCAAAGCACGCTGCCGATCATGTGGGATATCGTTTGCCAGGTTGTGGGCGGCAGCGGCATGCAGTTCAACCATATTCCCGGCGGGGCGAACACGCTGTACATGGACGGCCATGTCGAATTCAACCGGTATCCGGGCAATTTCCCCGCATCCAAGCACTTCGCCAACTTCGCCAGTTTCTTCTGA